Part of the Candidatus Methylomirabilis sp. genome is shown below.
ACTCCCGCGCCTCGTTGATCCGCTCATCGGCCAGCCGAATACGTAGACCCTTATTGAGAAACGACAGCTCGCGCAGGCGATTGCTGAGGGTATCCAGGCTGAATGTCCGGTCTTCGAAGATCTCGTGGTCGGGAACGAACGTCACGCGGGTTCCGGTCTTCCGGGCCTTGCCGACCTCTTCAAGATCGCCCGTCGGCTTGCCCCGCTCATACTGTTGTAGATATCGCTTGCCGTCACGCCAGATTTCGACCTCGAGCCGCTCTGCGAGCGCATTCACCACGGAGAGGCCGACACCGTGCAAGCCGCCCGACACCTTATAGGCCGAATTGTCAAACTTGCCCCCAGCGTGGAGGGTGGTCATCACCACCTCCAGGGCTGGTCGGCCGGTCTGCTCATGGATATCGACCGGGATGCCGCGCCCGTTGTCCACGATGGTGACGCTGTTGTCGGAATGAACTGTGACCTCCACCTGGTCGCAGTATCCAGCGAGCGCCTCGTCCACGCTGTTGTCTACGACTTCGTACACCAGGTGATGGAGTCCTTCGAACCCGGTGCTGCCGATGTACATCGCGGGACGCTTCCGCACGGCCTCGAGACCCTCGAGGACCCTGATCTGGGCGGCATCGTAGACGTCGATTTGTTCGGCGGCGTCCATATTGAGATCTCTAGGTTCTCTATTCATGCTCCCCTTATTGTCCACTGAACGTTAGATCCTCATCGGCATGATTACACAGGTATATCGCTTGTCATCCTTACCGGCAAATAACGCCGGGCTGAGCGGGTCCTGTAACCGGATCGTCGCCTGCTCCGTCGTAAGCACGCCCAGGAAGTCCAGGATGTATCGTGCGTTGAACCCCACACTCATCTCTTCGTGCTGATACTCGACGTCGAGGTGTTCTCGCGCCTCTCCAAGGTCGAGATTGACACAACTGAGCAGAAGTCTCCCTGGGGTGAGCTTCATTGTGGTGGGAAGGGCGCGCTCACCCAGGATAGTGGAAGTCCGGCGAAGCCCGGCCAGGAACGCCTCACGATTTACCGTGACCTCCTTGGTCGCATTTGCGGGGATGACCTGTTCGTAGTTGGGAAACTGTCCCTCAATGAGGCGCGCATCAATCAAGGTGTCATCGGTCTGGAGAAGGAGGTGATTGTCTGAGATCTCAATTTCGATCTCGCCGGGTTCTTCTCGCAAGAGCTTGAGCGTCTCGGCCGCGGCCTTCCGTGGAATAATCGCATCCATCGGGTTACCGTCTTTTAAAACGTCA
Proteins encoded:
- the dnaN gene encoding DNA polymerase III subunit beta, translated to MHIKVLRDDLLNGVGPIQAVVETKRSLPILSHLLLESTSSYLSVFGTDLDVGVRKRVPGQVLREGSVALSARKLYEIVRELPATSVDLVVDTELTATITCGNSEFRIKGLSRDDFPSMREPKQKGIVLDRRLFRDMIRRTLFAVSSDQTRYTLNGILFRVTPKDVKMVATDGHRLAMTNLDDDVLKDGNPMDAIIPRKAAAETLKLLREEPGEIEIEISDNHLLLQTDDTLIDARLIEGQFPNYEQVIPANATKEVTVNREAFLAGLRRTSTILGERALPTTMKLTPGRLLLSCVNLDLGEAREHLDVEYQHEEMSVGFNARYILDFLGVLTTEQATIRLQDPLSPALFAGKDDKRYTCVIMPMRI